Proteins encoded together in one uncultured Desulfobacter sp. window:
- the parE gene encoding DNA topoisomerase IV subunit B, with the protein MNLFDGRTQDTTVDQGYDARSIEVLKGLDPVKRRPGMYTDTASPNHLAFEVIDNSVDEAIAGFATRIDVTLTQDNTIIVSDNGRGMPVDTHPQEGVSGVELIMTKLHAGAKFSSKDYAFSGGLHGVGVSVVNALSTHLCIEICRNKKRYTIEFQNGAKTKDLEETGKAANTGTTLEFKPNPAYFDTDHFNVTAIKAALKSKAVLCQGLTTSFTVEETQETDTWHYNQGLDQYLQEMINSTKTIFPEPFTGSVDNDELKAVWAVNWGQEDALEIEESYVNLIPTKLGGTHVNGFRSGLLESVKEFCKFRNILPKGVFLTPEDIWQKVGYVLSIKLAEAQFSSQTKERLSSRHCAGLVNIQVRDAFSLWLNQNVALGEALAQAAIENARSRERKRKKVYLKTRTSGASLPAKLSDCTSDDQSQRELFFVEGDSAGGSAKQARDRRFQAIMPLRGKILNTWDLNSSAILESKEIRDISQVLGVIPGSTDISKLRYNKLCILADADSDGLHIATLLCALFLRHFPEVVRQGHVFVAMPPLYRIDMGKEVFYALDNSERNAITKRLGRRKKPGKINIQRFKGLGEMNPAQLRETTIAPDSRRLVQLTIANESGAGEQQTDMSRENEKSSSTSTKSEKSPDSPIKDDVFQVMDMLLSKKRARDRKRWIETHGVIKEI; encoded by the coding sequence ATGAACTTATTTGATGGCAGAACACAGGATACGACCGTAGACCAGGGGTATGATGCCCGGTCCATAGAGGTGCTTAAAGGCCTTGATCCGGTCAAGCGCAGACCCGGCATGTACACGGACACGGCAAGTCCGAACCACCTGGCCTTTGAAGTTATTGACAATAGTGTGGATGAGGCCATTGCAGGCTTTGCCACACGCATTGATGTCACGCTGACCCAGGACAACACAATAATCGTATCGGACAACGGCCGAGGGATGCCGGTGGACACCCACCCCCAGGAAGGGGTTTCCGGTGTTGAACTAATCATGACCAAGCTGCATGCAGGTGCAAAATTTTCAAGCAAGGATTATGCATTTTCCGGCGGACTCCACGGTGTGGGAGTTTCGGTGGTCAACGCCCTGTCCACCCATCTGTGCATTGAAATTTGTCGGAACAAAAAACGGTACACCATTGAATTTCAAAACGGCGCTAAAACAAAAGATCTTGAAGAGACGGGAAAGGCGGCCAATACTGGAACCACCCTGGAATTCAAACCGAACCCGGCCTATTTTGATACGGATCATTTCAATGTGACAGCCATTAAGGCGGCGTTAAAATCCAAGGCGGTACTGTGCCAGGGACTGACCACCAGCTTTACTGTTGAAGAGACCCAAGAGACCGACACCTGGCACTATAACCAGGGCCTGGATCAATATCTTCAAGAGATGATCAACAGTACCAAAACCATTTTCCCGGAACCGTTTACAGGTTCTGTCGACAATGATGAATTAAAGGCGGTGTGGGCAGTGAACTGGGGGCAGGAAGATGCCCTTGAAATTGAAGAGAGCTATGTAAACCTGATTCCCACAAAACTTGGGGGAACCCATGTCAACGGATTCAGATCCGGCTTGCTGGAGTCTGTTAAAGAATTCTGCAAATTTCGAAACATTTTACCCAAAGGCGTGTTTCTGACCCCCGAAGATATATGGCAAAAGGTGGGCTATGTATTGTCCATAAAACTTGCGGAAGCCCAATTTTCAAGCCAGACCAAAGAACGACTCTCCTCACGGCACTGTGCGGGCCTTGTGAATATTCAAGTTAGGGATGCATTCAGTCTTTGGCTGAACCAAAACGTGGCGTTGGGCGAAGCCCTTGCCCAGGCAGCCATTGAAAATGCCAGAAGTCGTGAAAGAAAACGCAAAAAAGTCTATTTGAAAACTCGGACCAGCGGTGCCTCTTTGCCGGCCAAACTGTCAGACTGCACCAGTGACGACCAAAGCCAGCGGGAGCTTTTTTTTGTGGAGGGAGACTCTGCCGGCGGTTCGGCCAAGCAGGCCAGAGACAGGCGCTTCCAGGCCATTATGCCCCTGAGGGGAAAAATCCTCAACACCTGGGATTTAAATTCTTCGGCCATACTTGAATCCAAAGAAATCCGGGATATATCCCAAGTTCTGGGCGTGATTCCGGGATCAACAGATATATCCAAACTGCGCTACAACAAACTATGTATCCTGGCTGATGCGGACTCCGATGGGCTGCATATTGCGACGCTTTTATGTGCACTTTTTCTAAGACACTTTCCCGAAGTGGTCCGACAAGGCCATGTGTTTGTGGCCATGCCCCCCCTTTATCGGATTGATATGGGAAAAGAGGTATTTTATGCCCTGGATAATTCAGAAAGAAACGCCATTACCAAGCGGCTGGGCCGCAGAAAAAAGCCGGGAAAAATAAATATCCAGCGTTTCAAGGGGTTAGGAGAGATGAACCCCGCTCAACTTCGAGAGACCACCATTGCCCCGGACTCCCGGCGCCTGGTTCAGTTAACAATAGCGAATGAATCAGGTGCCGGAGAGCAACAAACCGACATGTCCCGGGAAAATGAAAAATCATCATCAACCTCAACAAAAAGCGAAAAGTCACCTGACTCCCCGATAAAGGATGATGTATTTCAGGTCATGGACATGCTTTTAAGCAAAAAAAGAGCCCGGGACCGGAAACGCTGGATTGAAACCCATGGAGTAATCAAAGAGATTTAA
- the parC gene encoding DNA topoisomerase IV subunit A, with protein MTQIPSSSVEEFERQPFQEFTQNAYLNYSMYVILDRALPHIGDGLKPVQRRIIYSMSQLGLSSTAKFKKSARTVGDVLGKFHPHGDTACYEAMVLMAQPFSLRYPLVDGQGNWGDPNDPKSFAAMRYTESRLSRYAKILLDELEQGTVGWVPNFDGTLEEPSLMPARLPNILLNGTTGIAVGMATSIPPHNLREVAKALIFLIENENADTNDLCKFIKGPDFPTQAEIITPANEISDIYEKGKGRVKMRAQYIIEDGELVFTAIPYHASAEKIYEQIAAQISAKKLPMVSDLRDESDHEDPTRLVVMPRSNRADLDALADHLFATTDLEKSFSINMNMIGLDGRPGVKNLKEILNEWLEFRKSTIEKKFRFRLEKIINRLHILEGFKTVYLNLDQVIDIIRKADDPAKKLMDTFGLSEIQVKAVLEIRLRQLARMEEIKITEEMAALSKEKAHLDKLLNSPKAFKAFMIKEIEDDAKNFGDKRRSPIKKRKEAEAFSVVDVIEVEPVTIILSANGWIRTAKGHEIDPENVKFKTGDHLLRHLRTRSDKPIALIDTSGRAYTLFSHTLPSARGNGEPVTGHLSLAPDTSIYTMIAAEDEDLFLNGADNGYGYIIKFSDFLTNFKNGKAVITLSKKDLPMAPLPIPDVNSDNVAAITNSGRMLIFPVNQLPRLKKGKGNKMIHIPTSGKSKNTPEKLKFLKILPLSSNLVIYSGKHLLRLTPGNQQDYTSTRGRRGKLLPRGYRNVDNIDIIPIRPTIDDMD; from the coding sequence ATGACCCAGATCCCAAGTTCCAGTGTTGAAGAATTTGAACGCCAACCTTTCCAAGAGTTCACCCAAAACGCGTACCTGAACTACTCCATGTATGTCATTTTGGACCGAGCCCTGCCCCATATCGGTGACGGACTCAAACCCGTCCAGCGACGAATCATATATTCCATGAGCCAACTTGGACTCTCATCCACAGCCAAATTTAAAAAATCGGCCAGAACTGTGGGTGATGTCCTGGGTAAATTTCACCCCCACGGAGATACAGCCTGTTACGAGGCCATGGTCTTGATGGCCCAGCCGTTTTCCTTAAGATACCCCCTGGTGGACGGACAGGGCAACTGGGGTGATCCCAACGACCCCAAGTCTTTTGCAGCCATGCGGTATACGGAATCAAGGTTGTCCAGATATGCAAAAATTCTTTTGGACGAACTGGAGCAGGGCACGGTGGGATGGGTCCCCAATTTTGACGGCACACTGGAAGAACCCTCCCTGATGCCGGCCCGCCTGCCCAATATTCTACTCAACGGCACCACAGGTATTGCCGTAGGCATGGCTACTTCCATCCCCCCCCATAATTTAAGGGAAGTGGCAAAGGCTTTGATCTTTCTCATTGAAAATGAAAATGCCGACACCAATGATTTGTGCAAATTCATTAAAGGACCTGATTTTCCCACACAAGCTGAAATCATAACCCCTGCAAATGAAATCAGCGACATCTATGAAAAAGGCAAAGGACGCGTAAAAATGAGGGCCCAATATATTATAGAGGATGGGGAACTGGTATTCACAGCGATTCCCTATCATGCGTCCGCAGAAAAAATCTACGAGCAGATCGCCGCCCAGATCAGTGCAAAAAAATTACCGATGGTCTCGGATCTGCGGGATGAATCCGATCACGAAGACCCCACACGCTTAGTCGTGATGCCACGGTCAAACCGCGCGGATCTCGACGCCTTGGCAGACCACCTTTTTGCCACTACGGATCTTGAAAAATCATTTTCAATCAACATGAACATGATCGGCCTTGACGGTCGGCCAGGGGTAAAAAACCTAAAAGAGATCCTGAATGAATGGCTTGAGTTTAGAAAATCCACCATTGAAAAAAAATTTCGTTTCCGGCTGGAAAAAATTATCAACCGGTTGCATATCCTGGAAGGATTTAAAACCGTTTACCTTAACCTTGATCAGGTGATTGACATCATACGCAAGGCAGATGATCCTGCCAAAAAACTTATGGACACATTTGGCCTGTCCGAAATCCAGGTGAAGGCTGTTCTGGAAATCCGGTTGCGTCAGCTTGCCAGAATGGAAGAGATCAAAATCACCGAGGAGATGGCCGCGCTATCCAAAGAAAAGGCGCATTTAGACAAACTGTTGAACTCGCCTAAAGCATTTAAGGCGTTTATGATCAAAGAAATTGAAGATGACGCCAAAAATTTTGGCGACAAACGCAGATCCCCCATCAAGAAACGCAAGGAGGCAGAAGCATTCTCGGTTGTCGATGTCATTGAAGTGGAGCCTGTCACCATCATCCTCTCTGCCAATGGGTGGATACGAACTGCAAAAGGCCATGAAATAGATCCTGAAAATGTAAAATTCAAGACAGGGGATCATCTGCTGCGCCACCTGCGTACCCGATCTGACAAACCTATTGCGCTCATTGATACTTCGGGCCGGGCATATACCCTGTTTTCCCATACCCTTCCCTCGGCCAGGGGAAACGGGGAACCTGTCACAGGGCATCTCTCTCTGGCACCGGATACCAGCATATACACCATGATTGCCGCCGAAGATGAAGACCTGTTTCTCAACGGAGCCGACAATGGGTATGGCTATATCATAAAGTTCAGTGATTTTTTAACCAATTTTAAAAACGGAAAGGCAGTGATTACTTTGTCCAAAAAAGATCTCCCCATGGCACCACTTCCCATACCGGATGTCAATTCCGACAATGTTGCCGCAATAACGAATAGCGGCAGGATGCTGATCTTCCCAGTCAACCAGCTGCCGCGCCTAAAAAAAGGTAAAGGCAACAAAATGATCCATATTCCGACTTCCGGCAAAAGCAAAAATACCCCTGAAAAGCTTAAGTTTCTAAAAATATTGCCTTTAAGTTCAAATCTTGTTATATATTCGGGCAAACATCTCTTGCGGCTGACACCAGGCAACCAGCAGGATTACACAAGCACAAGGGGGCGACGGGGGAAATTGCTTCCTCGTGGATACAGAAACGTTGATAACATTGATATTATCCCCATACGGCCGACGATAGATGATATGGATTAA
- the mltF gene encoding membrane-bound lytic murein transglycosylase MltF: MKSFLTKHFILLLLVILTLGLVSFCVFIEHKDVDSALNTVEKIRKNNKLRLITNRAINTYYLYNDKPMGFEYDLACEFAKFMNVELDVITPGWNNMFSYLEQDKGDFIAAGISITAPRLEYVDFSIPYMTIQQRIIHHNLIFNPKDINDMKFKIFHVRRGTSYHYRLADIKASGVPLEYVLHNNIPTEELIGMVHDREIKFTIADSNIALLSRRFFPDIRIGSPIQERESLAWAVRKNDSEMLKQVNKFLLHATNTGILKRITTKYYGNIDDFDAYELKKFHERVNTRLPKYKNVIKRESAKHGFDWRLIAAIAYQESHFNPDAKSFTNVCGLMQITNATAKEMGIENRRDPQQSIRAGIKYLALMYKRFDFIKDESQRLLFALASYNIGYGHVKDAMSLAKREGHDPNTWQGLKATLPLLTKEKYYNQTKYGYARGWEPVHYVERIQTYFDILKQKKAVMAG, from the coding sequence ATGAAATCATTTTTAACTAAACATTTTATACTTTTACTTCTCGTTATTTTAACTTTAGGGCTTGTGAGCTTTTGTGTATTCATTGAACACAAAGATGTCGACAGCGCCCTAAATACGGTAGAAAAAATACGCAAAAACAACAAATTACGTTTAATTACCAACAGAGCTATCAACACCTACTATCTGTACAATGACAAACCCATGGGGTTTGAGTATGATCTGGCTTGTGAGTTTGCAAAATTCATGAATGTGGAGCTTGACGTCATCACTCCCGGCTGGAACAACATGTTCTCGTATCTCGAACAGGACAAAGGTGATTTTATTGCCGCAGGAATTTCCATTACGGCCCCTCGCCTGGAATATGTTGATTTTTCTATTCCTTACATGACCATACAGCAACGTATTATTCACCATAATCTCATATTTAATCCCAAGGACATCAACGACATGAAGTTTAAAATTTTTCATGTCAGACGAGGGACATCTTATCATTACAGACTGGCAGATATAAAAGCCTCCGGCGTGCCCCTGGAGTATGTACTGCATAACAACATCCCCACCGAAGAGCTCATCGGCATGGTCCATGACAGGGAGATTAAATTCACCATTGCCGATTCAAATATTGCCCTGCTCAGTCGGCGCTTTTTTCCGGACATACGCATCGGTAGCCCTATCCAGGAACGTGAATCTCTGGCTTGGGCAGTTCGAAAAAATGATAGTGAGATGCTCAAGCAGGTCAATAAATTTTTGCTTCATGCCACCAATACCGGCATTCTCAAACGCATCACAACCAAATACTATGGCAACATCGACGATTTTGACGCCTATGAGCTGAAAAAATTCCATGAGCGTGTCAATACCCGATTGCCCAAATATAAAAACGTGATCAAGAGAGAATCGGCCAAGCACGGATTTGACTGGCGTCTTATCGCGGCAATTGCCTACCAGGAATCCCACTTTAACCCGGATGCAAAAAGTTTTACCAACGTTTGCGGATTGATGCAGATCACTAACGCAACCGCAAAGGAAATGGGCATTGAAAACCGCCGAGACCCTCAGCAGAGCATCCGTGCAGGGATAAAATACCTGGCATTGATGTACAAACGGTTTGATTTCATAAAAGATGAGTCCCAGCGGCTGTTGTTTGCCCTGGCAAGCTATAATATCGGATATGGGCACGTCAAAGACGCCATGAGCCTGGCAAAAAGGGAAGGGCATGATCCCAATACCTGGCAAGGGCTAAAGGCGACACTTCCTTTGTTAACCAAGGAAAAATACTATAACCAGACAAAATACGGATATGCCCGGGGCTGGGAACCGGTTCATTATGTGGAGCGTATCCAGACATATTTCGATATTCTAAAACAAAAAAAAGCGGTCATGGCCGGATAA
- a CDS encoding Rne/Rng family ribonuclease, whose translation MTRKILINAMDPEENRIAMVFDNKLDQFHIETAAKAATKGNIYKGVVTRVEPSLQAVFVDYGAEKNGFLQKNEIHPDYFQEVEKNDRSLFNLVKKGQEMIVQVTKDPINLKGAMLTTYISLPGRFGVLMPGNNTRGVSRKIVEEDERKRLAGILKSMKITEGFGMIVRTAGKGATKTLLTSDLRYLMRVWKNIDKLAMENQSPCLLYKEQSLAVRSLRDYFTTDIKEILIDNPDTYKEVLDFIGMIAPKQKKIVRLFKSEKPIFTKYQLEEQISSIYRREVSLKSGGFIVIEQTEALVSIDVNSGKSTKRNSIEETAYHTNLEAAEEVARQLRLRDMGGLIVVDFIDMKERRHKAEITKTMKKHLKSDKARTKVGGITAFGLLEMSRQRIRHSITYGAYETCRHCNGRGMTPSVEIQALSLLRTLALKTLKAEPDQKFICRVPEEVAYYMLNTKREELLDLETKRQVVITIEIDRTMVSGQNSVN comes from the coding sequence ATGACCAGAAAAATTCTAATTAATGCAATGGATCCGGAAGAAAACCGGATTGCCATGGTTTTTGACAACAAACTGGATCAATTTCACATCGAAACCGCTGCAAAAGCAGCAACCAAAGGCAATATATATAAGGGCGTTGTCACCCGGGTAGAACCCAGCCTACAAGCCGTTTTCGTCGATTACGGCGCCGAGAAAAACGGATTTTTACAAAAAAACGAAATTCACCCGGATTATTTTCAGGAAGTTGAAAAAAACGACAGATCTTTGTTCAACTTAGTCAAAAAAGGCCAGGAAATGATCGTCCAGGTCACCAAAGATCCGATTAATCTTAAAGGGGCGATGCTGACCACCTATATCTCCCTTCCCGGGCGTTTTGGCGTACTAATGCCGGGGAACAACACCCGGGGCGTTTCCCGTAAAATTGTTGAGGAAGACGAACGAAAGCGGCTGGCCGGGATTCTCAAAAGCATGAAAATCACCGAAGGTTTCGGAATGATTGTCAGAACTGCAGGCAAGGGTGCCACCAAAACGTTGCTGACATCAGATCTTCGGTATTTGATGCGCGTTTGGAAAAACATCGACAAACTGGCCATGGAAAACCAGTCCCCCTGCCTACTCTATAAGGAACAAAGCCTGGCTGTACGTTCTTTAAGGGATTATTTTACTACAGATATCAAAGAGATCCTCATTGACAATCCGGACACATACAAAGAAGTTCTGGACTTTATCGGAATGATTGCCCCCAAACAGAAAAAAATTGTCCGGTTGTTCAAAAGTGAAAAACCCATTTTTACAAAATACCAACTTGAGGAACAAATTTCATCCATCTACAGAAGAGAGGTGTCACTTAAATCTGGTGGTTTTATCGTGATCGAACAAACCGAAGCCCTGGTTTCCATTGATGTAAACTCAGGGAAATCCACAAAAAGGAACAGCATAGAAGAAACCGCCTATCATACCAATCTTGAAGCGGCCGAAGAAGTGGCCCGACAGTTGCGACTGCGTGATATGGGTGGGCTGATTGTCGTGGATTTTATTGACATGAAAGAACGTCGGCACAAAGCAGAGATCACCAAAACCATGAAAAAGCATTTAAAATCGGATAAAGCCAGAACCAAGGTGGGTGGGATCACCGCCTTCGGGCTCCTTGAAATGTCCAGGCAACGTATTCGTCACTCCATCACTTACGGTGCCTATGAAACGTGCAGACATTGCAACGGGCGGGGCATGACGCCTTCTGTTGAAATCCAGGCACTTTCACTGCTTCGAACTTTGGCACTCAAAACCCTGAAAGCGGAACCTGATCAAAAATTTATCTGCCGGGTTCCCGAAGAGGTCGCTTATTACATGCTGAATACCAAAAGGGAAGAACTTCTTGATCTTGAAACAAAACGCCAGGTCGTCATAACTATTGAAATAGACAGAACCATGGTTTCCGGCCAGAACAGCGTTAATTAG
- the yajC gene encoding preprotein translocase subunit YajC — protein sequence MLISTAYAMGAPGGQAGQGGGLAGFLPIIILFAIFYFLLIRPQQKKAKEHKAMIDNLKKGNRVVTSGGIYGTILGLDDTTIGLEIAEKVKIKVARGNIAGLVSDIEGSAKSQEKK from the coding sequence ATGTTGATTAGCACTGCATACGCGATGGGCGCCCCTGGTGGACAGGCCGGACAGGGCGGAGGACTGGCTGGTTTCCTGCCAATTATTATTTTGTTTGCCATTTTTTATTTCCTGCTCATCAGACCCCAGCAAAAAAAAGCTAAAGAACATAAAGCGATGATTGACAATCTTAAAAAAGGCAATCGGGTTGTAACATCCGGCGGTATTTACGGCACCATTCTTGGCTTGGATGACACCACCATCGGTCTTGAGATCGCCGAAAAAGTTAAAATTAAGGTTGCAAGGGGAAACATTGCGGGCCTGGTTTCCGATATTGAAGGCTCAGCAAAATCCCAAGAAAAAAAATAA
- the secD gene encoding protein translocase subunit SecD — MKFFTIKRLLILGVIVAAVVCLMPTFTNTWPHKKINLGLDLQGGMHLVLEVQSEEAVNAELDRTISQLKLDLKNEKIQHIGIEKGPDHKIIANISGADNRSNVETLLTEDYAGLEIPSVKNIEGGICFTLRLPDKESDSIKKMATEQALETIRNRIDEFGVSEPDIRIQSGNRILLQLPGISDPERAKNLIGKTAQLTFQLVDEQGDVNAALRGKPPVGDEILYQMRKNTDTGSQTKTPFLIKKHVELDGSQLTNARVEFDQFQQPRVGIEFSRKGARIFERITGANINKRLAIVLDKNVYSAPNIQDRISGGKAVITGHFTVEEATDLAIALRAGSLPAPVKIIEERTVGPTLGADSVRTGLMSMLVGGALVVLFMLIYYKGAGLIADIALIVNILLIGGGLAFFGATLTLPGIAGIILTIGMAVDANVIIFERIREELRTGRSPKAAVDAGYDRATLTILDANVTTLIAAAVLFQFGTGPIKGFAVTLGLGIVASLFTALILSKSLYDLILANKQSDSLSI, encoded by the coding sequence TTGAAATTTTTTACCATAAAGCGCCTATTGATTCTGGGGGTCATTGTTGCTGCAGTTGTATGCCTGATGCCCACGTTTACCAATACATGGCCTCACAAAAAAATCAACCTTGGCCTTGATCTGCAGGGCGGCATGCATCTAGTCCTCGAGGTACAAAGCGAAGAAGCGGTTAACGCGGAGCTTGACCGTACCATCAGCCAGCTTAAATTGGACCTGAAAAATGAAAAGATACAGCATATAGGCATCGAAAAGGGTCCTGATCACAAAATCATTGCCAACATCTCAGGTGCAGACAACAGATCCAATGTGGAAACACTGTTGACAGAGGATTATGCAGGACTTGAAATTCCTTCGGTAAAAAATATAGAGGGTGGTATTTGCTTTACCCTGCGCCTGCCTGACAAGGAATCGGATTCCATCAAAAAGATGGCGACGGAACAGGCCCTCGAAACCATTCGTAACCGTATTGATGAATTCGGCGTCAGTGAGCCGGATATTCGAATTCAGAGCGGCAACAGAATTCTTCTGCAGTTGCCGGGCATTAGTGATCCCGAACGGGCCAAAAATCTGATTGGAAAAACCGCCCAACTCACATTCCAGCTTGTGGACGAACAGGGCGATGTTAATGCCGCGTTACGCGGCAAACCGCCTGTGGGAGATGAAATTCTTTACCAAATGAGAAAAAATACCGACACCGGCAGTCAGACCAAAACCCCATTTCTGATCAAAAAGCATGTAGAGCTTGACGGCAGCCAATTAACCAATGCCCGGGTAGAATTTGACCAATTCCAACAACCCCGGGTCGGCATTGAATTCAGTCGTAAAGGTGCCAGAATCTTTGAACGGATTACCGGTGCCAATATAAACAAGCGACTGGCCATTGTACTGGATAAAAATGTATACTCCGCACCCAATATCCAGGACCGTATTTCCGGAGGGAAAGCTGTGATCACAGGGCATTTTACCGTAGAGGAAGCTACAGACCTTGCCATTGCCCTGCGGGCCGGTTCTTTGCCGGCACCGGTTAAAATCATTGAGGAACGAACGGTCGGCCCCACCCTGGGTGCGGACTCCGTGCGCACGGGTCTGATGTCCATGCTGGTTGGCGGTGCCTTGGTTGTTCTTTTCATGCTCATTTATTACAAGGGGGCAGGTCTGATTGCCGATATTGCCCTGATTGTCAATATTCTTCTGATTGGTGGTGGTTTGGCATTTTTCGGTGCGACCCTGACCTTGCCGGGTATTGCCGGTATCATCCTGACCATTGGCATGGCAGTGGATGCCAATGTTATTATCTTTGAGCGGATCAGGGAAGAACTTCGCACCGGTCGATCACCCAAGGCTGCTGTGGATGCCGGATACGACCGCGCCACGCTTACCATCCTGGACGCCAATGTCACCACACTGATCGCAGCCGCTGTTCTATTCCAGTTCGGCACAGGTCCCATCAAGGGATTTGCTGTGACCTTAGGTCTGGGTATCGTGGCTAGTCTGTTTACTGCCCTGATCCTGTCCAAGAGCCTCTACGATCTGATTCTTGCAAACAAACAATCCGACTCATTGAGCATATAA
- the secF gene encoding protein translocase subunit SecF yields MQFIKPGTHIDFMGMRKIGFAFSLILILAGIVSLVIHNGPNYGIDFAGGTLVQVKFPQKVDVSDIRNGLDQIGLKDVSVQKFGDQAAHEYLIRTSSDADALGTQLSDTVSKGLKQATALEPDIRRVEMVGPQVGKDLKKKALLAIFYSLLFITIYISGRFEQKWTIAGITAGALMAAVYFLSVFNLSMPFLIAAALIVSLVLFWLLQLQYAIGAIVALIHDVTITVGVFSLLNLDFSLQIIAALLTIIGYSLNDTIIVFDRIRENIKGNSDHSLVLDLFNRSINETLSRTILTSLTTLVVLLALFLLGGEIIHNFAFAMIIGVVVGTYSSIFIASPIVFMAHRKK; encoded by the coding sequence ATGCAGTTTATCAAGCCTGGTACCCACATCGATTTTATGGGAATGCGCAAAATAGGCTTTGCGTTTTCCCTGATTCTGATTCTGGCAGGTATTGTCTCTCTGGTTATTCATAACGGGCCCAATTACGGAATTGACTTTGCCGGCGGTACCCTGGTACAGGTAAAATTTCCCCAAAAAGTTGATGTTTCAGACATCCGTAACGGATTGGACCAAATTGGCCTTAAAGATGTATCTGTCCAAAAATTTGGTGATCAGGCGGCACATGAATACCTGATCCGTACCTCCAGTGACGCTGACGCCTTAGGCACCCAGTTGTCTGATACCGTATCAAAAGGATTAAAGCAGGCCACCGCCCTTGAGCCTGATATCCGGCGTGTGGAAATGGTTGGCCCCCAAGTGGGAAAAGATTTAAAGAAGAAAGCGCTGCTGGCCATTTTCTACTCCCTGCTCTTTATCACGATTTACATATCGGGCCGTTTTGAGCAAAAATGGACCATTGCCGGCATTACTGCTGGCGCATTAATGGCGGCAGTCTACTTTTTATCGGTATTTAACCTGTCCATGCCGTTTTTGATTGCAGCCGCCCTGATTGTATCTCTGGTGCTGTTCTGGCTTCTTCAACTTCAGTACGCCATTGGCGCTATTGTGGCTCTAATTCACGATGTTACCATTACCGTGGGGGTTTTTTCCCTGCTCAACCTGGATTTTTCCCTTCAGATCATTGCAGCCTTGTTAACCATTATCGGATATTCGCTGAACGACACCATTATCGTGTTTGACCGAATTCGGGAAAATATTAAAGGAAATTCAGACCATTCTCTGGTATTGGATCTATTTAACCGAAGTATCAATGAAACCTTGTCACGGACCATATTGACGTCGTTGACCACATTGGTTGTCCTGCTGGCACTTTTCCTGCTCGGTGGAGAAATCATTCACAACTTTGCCTTTGCCATGATCATCGGTGTGGTGGTGGGTACCTATTCATCCATTTTCATCGCCTCCCCCATTGTTTTTATGGCCCATAGGAAAAAATAA
- the ybgF gene encoding tol-pal system protein YbgF, giving the protein MPAYGHHISKIALLFLILFLTASCGLLKTYKKPVGQAQSTDVAVPDPTPIAIDTSLDRDIRTRHLEEKINRLENRVAMLEKKISSQPKPSPIPKPPPTKSKRPATPPKPDSPAPPVKIRNVDPVKLYKKGLNLLLRERNISTAQALFSDFVKKFPDHNLANNALYWLGECSYTTGDYREAAKTFKTLVQTYPKGQKVPDALLKTGYAYMSIDNVSQANHYFKQVITRYPFSPAADKAQKKLSQTQ; this is encoded by the coding sequence ATGCCCGCATACGGACATCATATTTCAAAGATTGCACTGCTTTTTTTGATTCTTTTTTTGACTGCCTCTTGCGGGTTGCTGAAAACATATAAAAAACCTGTTGGTCAGGCACAGAGCACGGACGTGGCTGTGCCTGACCCCACCCCCATCGCCATAGATACATCATTGGATCGGGATATCCGCACAAGACACCTGGAAGAAAAGATCAACCGCCTTGAAAACCGAGTTGCGATGCTGGAAAAAAAAATCAGTTCACAGCCCAAACCATCGCCGATACCAAAACCGCCCCCCACAAAATCGAAACGTCCAGCGACCCCTCCCAAGCCGGATAGCCCTGCACCGCCTGTAAAAATCAGAAATGTAGACCCCGTCAAACTTTACAAAAAAGGTCTGAATTTATTGTTGCGCGAACGCAATATTTCTACGGCCCAAGCACTGTTTTCAGATTTTGTTAAAAAATTTCCTGATCATAACCTTGCGAACAACGCCCTTTACTGGCTTGGGGAATGCAGCTACACTACAGGAGACTATAGAGAGGCCGCAAAAACATTCAAAACCCTTGTCCAGACATACCCCAAAGGTCAAAAAGTCCCGGATGCACTGCTGAAAACAGGTTACGCTTATATGTCCATAGACAATGTAAGTCAGGCCAATCACTACTTCAAGCAAGTCATCACCCGTTACCCCTTTTCACCGGCAGCAGACAAGGCCCAGAAAAAACTATCCCAAACCCAGTAG